The genome window TAGGTTTAGTCATAGAACCCTGCTGCCTTCAGATGTTTCTTATTCAGGTGCCATGCAGATAGACAGTATAGTGTCAGCGAGCGAGGGTTTAGGCAGGCAGAGCTTCAAGATATGAGAGAAGCATTTTGTGACCACATCTTGCGCCAACTATCCAGGTGGGGTACCAGATCCGCTTCGAGACCAGCCGAACTTCTGCCACCAAGCTGCTGTTTCTGACCGAGGGGCTGCTGCTGCGGCAGATCCAGCGGGACGGGGAACTGGGACAGTACCAGGTGCTGATCGTGGATGAGGTGCACGAGAGGCACTTGCACTGCGACttcctgctgggggtgctgcGCTCGCTGCTAGCCGTCCGCCCAGACCTGCGCCTCGTCCTGATGTCAGCCACCATCAACATCAAGCTGTTCTCCACCTACTTTCACAACGCTCCTGTGCTGCAGGTGCCAGGCAGGCTTTTCCCCATACAGGTGGGCATACATCCTGGTGACAGAACCTCTGATATTCCTCCATCTTTTCTAGATGTACAACTGTGGCTAGCAGAGGACAGTCATTTTCAGAGGTGATGTCGTATTTTTAATCACACTTTGTGACAAAGTACTGGACTCGACAGACACGTGGAACAGAGTTTGACCACTTTCATGGTGTGAAGGTGCCTCCCTGTTTCCtttggagtgtttttgttttgcccacctctccctcctgctgctcccACTCAGGTGATCTACCAGCCTGTGCCTCCTGAGGAGCTGTCCTCCCGCTCCGAGAAGCTGGACCCCCGGCCATACCTGCGTGTGCTTCAGAGCATAGACCACCGCTACCCAGCCGATGAGAGGGGTGACCTCCTGCTGTTCCTCAGTGGTGTGGCGGAGATTGATTCTGTCCTCGAAGCCTGCCAGACGTATGCCCAGCACACACGTTGCTGGATTGTGCTACCCCTGCATAGCACCCTCTCTCTAGCGCAGCAGGACAAGGTGTGACTCTCCAGTCAGAATCTCTGGCAGACCATTCAGTCGGGTTGATGGTGCACATTTAGTCACACTAATATTCACACCAGCGATTTGAGCTTCCGCTGTTCTAACAGGGTACAATCTGACAGTCTTTCTGCGATTACATGTTTCTTTCCCGAGGTGTTTGACGTTGCCCCTCCAGGAGTTAGAAAGTGCATTATTTCCACCAACATCGCAGAGACGTCAGTCACTATTGATGGGGTACGCTTCGTTGTGGATTCAGGTAAAGAGAATCCAGTGATGTTTGTCTTCTGCTGCCACGTATCTCAGTCTGCCAGGAGATAAAGTAGCTGTGGAAATAACTTTGCTGGGAAGAGGACAGCAGGGTGTGTGCTGAGTTGGACCTACGTGCTGAACGTTGCCAGTTCAAATTCCAGGAGTGACTCTGCTGATGTGTTCTCCGGTGAATGACTTAAGCTGCATTGCTTTAGTAGAgtgaaatgagtgaataataacaacagaggttcatatttttcttggaaatttgtaatttacagtataGTTCCATCATTTCGACTGTTTGCTTTGCTGTCAGTAGGATAGCAAGGGCTGTTACCATGTCCTGTTACTTTGTTCTGCAGGAAAAGTGAAGGAGATGAGTTTTGACCCAAAGGCGAAGATGCAGCGGCTGCAGGAGTTCTGGATCAGCCGGGCTAGTGCAGAGCAGCGTAAGGGTCGAGCGGGTCGCACTGGCCCGGGGGTCTGCTACCGTCTGTATGCGGAGTCAGATTATGAGGCCTTCGCCCCCTACCCTGTCCCCGAGATCCATAGAGTGGCCCTGGACTCTCTTGTGCTCCAGGTTGGATCCTCCGTCGAAACCACCCCTCGCGTATCACCTCCTTCCTGCTTTCTTTATCGGTctcatttttgtcattattttcccCAAGCTGTTAATCTCACACACATGTTTTTATTCCTGACGTAGGCTGGATAGGTGTCCTTGTCACCAGTCTGTAGTTATAgttacagaataaatatttttaaaagggctgaaaatgttcatttgggAAGAAACGGGGGCAGCTTTCCAATGGTCTGctccttgtgttttttgaaGATGAAGAGTATGGGGCTGGGAGACCCCCGGTCCTTTGCCTTTATTGACCCTCCGCCGGCCGCCAGCATCCAGACAGCGGTGACCTACTTGAAGGAGCAGGGAGCGCTTGACTGCCATGAGGAGCTGACCTCCATCGGGAGTCTGCTGGCACAGCTGCCCGTCGATGTGGTCATTGGTAGGAGTTTACCCGCTACCTCTAGCGTTTACTTGTTCAACGCTTCCCCAACACTAGGGAGGGGAAACTGCCTCTAGAAAATCATCCTGGGCTACTTTGATAAATCCAAAGTGGAAAAAAGGCACCTGCTGTTGGTCTCAAAATCAATCATGGAGTCTCCATAAAACAGAGCAGTGCTTATGAAGTATGTTTGTCTGCATTTGGAGcagatagcgtagtggttagagctactgcctttggacccaaagggtgcacgtttgaatcccacctccagctgcagtacccttgagcaaggtgtgtaccctaaattgctccagtaaaaaaaaaaaaaaagaaaaaaaaaattacccagctatataaatcgTAAATAACTGAGAGTCACCCAGCATcataaatcgctttggagaaaagtgtcgactAAATGAATaggtgtaagtgtgtgtgtgttcgcaggGAAAATGCTGGTCCTGGGCTCTGTGTTCAGCCTGGTGGAACCAGTTCTGACAGTGGCTGCAGCTCTTAGCGTGCAGTCACCCTTCCTGCGCAGCGCCCAGCATAATCCCGACTGCTCCACCGCAAGGCAGCCTCTGCAGAGCGACCAAGGAGACCCCCTTACCTTGCTGAACACCTTCAACGCCTGGGTGCAGGTcagcacagacacaaacatACCCTAACATCTTTACCCTACAGATGAGAATTCCTGGTGGCCGTTACTGCAAACTGGTCTGTTCCTTCAGGATGGTCTTGATGTCGAATTTGTCACATTCAGGTAAAGGGGGAGCGAGGTGGAGGATCCAGAAAGTGGTGCCGCCGCCGGGGactggaggagcagcggctgtaTGAGATGGTTAACCTGCGGCGCCAGTTCAAGGTAAATGGAGCAAAACGGTGTACGCATCAGTATTGGGGGGGGGTTGCcagttcgaatctcacctctgactgtagtgcccttcaccaaggtacttaccataaactgctgcagtaaaattacccagctgtataaataaaaaattattaaataaattattgtaaataattgtatgtagattaacattgcaagttgctttgagaaaagtgtcagatagataaaaaaatgtaaatgtaaggctgtGTACCTTGACCCATCACAATCTCTGCACAAGAAAACTCCAGATCCCTTTAGTCCCTTCCCACCCCCCACACGctgtccttccttccttccttcatgTTCTCTCCTCTCAGGTCCACCAATCTTATCCCCCAGTCAGACCCGTTTCCCTCCTCCTGTTACCCTCTGGACACTGTCTGCATGTGGCACTGTTCTAACCAGGCTGTGCAAAACTCACACAGCTCTTACAGAACAAACACTGGGTGTCCGCAGCATCTCTCAGGGCTGCGATTGCCTCTTGCGTGTCGCAGGATCTGCTGTCCAGCCACGGGCTGCTTACAGAGGAGCAGAGCGCCCCCTATAGCCAGGACCGGCAGCGGCGCAGGGAGATGCATAGTGAGCGGCGTCGGCTCCATCAGCTGAAGCGGGAGCACGAGCAGCAGGAGGGCAGGCGGCGCAAAGTGCTGAGGCTGGAGGatggagaggaggctctggGGTCTTCGGGGTCTGAGGGGGAGGACGGCAGGGGAGGAAGGAAGAACAAGGatgctgctggaggagctgtggACATACAGGTACATGGACATACTGAGACCATGAAATATTCACTCTGTTACCTTTGTAATGGCTTAAAGTTTACAtcagtagcactggtgccttgcagctcccaggctgtgggttcgaatccatcTTAGTTTGTGTGATGTTTGCGAGGCCATCCAGTGTTTGCATGGGGTTCCTCCCACATtgcaaagacatgtgcttcagatGGATTGGTCAATCGCAGCAGTTCTTAGTGTctcacctgtgtgtgagtgtatctGTGACGTGTGTGATGACACGCACAGTGTTTCCTAcctcgtgccctgtgcttctgggataggttctgcaccacggtgaccctgcactggacaagcagtcattgATAAAACAAAGCAAGAAAATTTTCCAAAGTTCTTACTTATGACGATTTGTGCATTGATTATGATTGGTTCAAGTTTACCGATTACTAAAATAGCACTAGTTCTTATAGAacgtcagttttagtttggtactttacagccattggaagattctagaaggcaccagaacattgtagaaagtaacaaaactttctagaaagcatcagatcctaaaaggtactggaatattcagcACTTGGAACCTGGTGTCAACAACTGCTGATTTCAAGAATATGGGgtatttttctaaaaagtgaCATATAGTGCAAACTAATGCCGActaaaagtatgtttaatccaacaaaactgaatagaaaatgccaaaaatggacacagtaaaatgtttgttacattgtgtaatcaATGGGTGatattttcctggagcagtttGAGTTAAGTACTTGACCTCGAACCTGGCGTCCTGCAGCCCCCAGGTTAAAAGGGTGCAGTTATAGCCTCTGTCCTACCTGCTGTCTTGTGTAGGGTGTCTGACCTTTTTACCGTGCCAGAGTCCGGTTAGTTCTGCTGGATTTCCTTCACTTGATTTGCGTCTTGACGGAGATCGGACACACACCGCTGTGCGTGGTGGTGTGTCTCGTAGGTCGTCTCCCACCGGTCTCCTGGTTCTCTGACTGGTTTGCTCTCCCGCAGGACGTCAAGTTCAAGCTACGTCACAATGTGTCAAAGCTGCAGGAGGCAGCCAGCGCCAGCCAGGACTTGTCCTCCCGCCAGCAGGCCCTGCTCCGACTGCTGCTGTGTCGCGGGCTGTACCCCCAGCTGGCTCTGCCGGACGAGCACAATGCCACACGCAAGGACTCGGAGCAGGTGGGAGGCAGCAGAGGGAGGGGCAGGGGGATGCGGTAGCCTTGCTGAGGTGGGCGTGTGATGGcatgctgctctgtgtgttccAGGTATTCCACACACGGAACAAGCACGGCGTGGTGATCCACCCCACCAGCGTGTTCGCCAGCAACCCCGAGGTGCTGCACGTCCCCGAGCAGGAACCAGGTGAGGAGCAGCGCCACCAGAGCTCAGCCAGCGACTTCTTAGGGTGTCACAGTTGGAGACACTTAGAGAGTtctcgtgtgtgtgtctatgtaccGAGGTGCCGAGAAGAATGCTAGTTCCAAACACCAGCTGCTGGCCTTTGTCACCCTGCTGGAGACCAACAAGCCCTATGTGTGCAATTGCATACGTGTCCCGGCCCTTCAGGTGCGTTGGATTCACCGCTGCAATTGTGTACTTGTAAGATATGTTTTCACGTTTCCCTGCGGGTTTGACAGAAATGACGTGGTaaagtgtatgtatgtttttgtgtgtgtgtgtgtgcgcgtgcgtgcacgTTTGGCAGGCCCTGCTCCTGGTGGGTGGCTCACTGGACAGCAATGCCGACTGCACGCGCTTGGTGGTTGATGGCTGGCTGGAGCTGGCCTTGTCTGACGGAGAGGCGGCCCTGCGCCTGCTGTCCACCGCTCTGAGGCTCCGTGCCGACTGGGAGCGCCTCCTGCAGGCGCAGCTGGGCGCAGGTGCCGAGGGGGTGTTTGTCCCGCACAAAGAGGTGGAACGACTGAGCGACGGCCTGGTGCGCTTCCTGCTGTACACCGAGGTACCGTGACGGACCCGCCGCCCCGCTCTCCTCACAAGATGGGGTCCCTACTGCGAAACTCAAGTAGCTTCACGTGAACAAGTATAAAAGCTGTGAAAGTGAATAAAAACCActatgtaatacacacacacacacacacacacacacacacacacacacacacatcttcagaaccgcttgtcccttacggggtcacggggaaccggagcctacccggtaacacagggcataaggccagagggggaggggacacacccaggacgggacgccagtccgccgcaaggcaccccaagcgggactcgaaccccagacccactggagagcaggactgcggtccaacccactgcgccaccgcattcCCCACTGTGTAATATATAGTTACTATAAACTTGTTTCTTCCTTCACATTAAGgacaatatttatattttttcacttacatttattcatttagctgacatttttcctctaaagcaactgacTGTTCATCaccctacaattatttacccatttatacagctgggtaattttactggagcaatttaggggacgTACGTTGCTCGCAGGCGCTATAGCCGGAGGtaggaatcgaacctgtgacccgCGGgttggaaggcagcagctgtaaacaccgtgctATACTGGTGGCGGTGTGTGACATTTTCCGATATGCTTTGTCCAGGTAAGCTACGCACTGCGGCGCCTCACTGCTCTGGAATCCCAGAACCTGTACGTCGGACCTCAGGCACACGTGGACTCTGTAGGAGGCCTGGCGGTGAATGCACTCCTGCCTGGAATCGAAGCTCATCCAGATCCCATCAAGGGAGGTCTCAGGGTCACCAGCTTCTTCACCTTCAACTGTCTGAGTGTGAGTGTACATTGTCACAGCAGAGGGTCGCTGGTTCGAGTCACACAACAGCAGCGGCTACTGTCCTTTTCATCGTGTGcatgggctgtgtgtgtgtggacctggAGGACCGaattcagctgctgctgtgtatGTGCTTGTAGGACTCAAAGGACTTGTACAGCGAATGTCTTCGGGCTTTCTGGAGCTGCCCGCACTGCGACTTCTATATGCCTGTCACACCCTTGGAGCGAATGCACCACGAGGCCACCTGCAGGCCACCCGGGGAGTCGCAGTCTGTGGAAGGTGAGATGCGGTGACGGGAAGGGACAGAATCCTGCTGGTACAAAATGATTTCACACTGGTAATACTTCTAAATGTTGTTTCTGCGTAATGAAAAAAGCGGCTATCTGTGAGAGAAGGGTGTTCTTTCAAATCCTTCATACCTCCcacaaattcatttttgttttgttttattgaaagaTACAGGAATGgaggtagtttttttttgtactggacAGGTGTCATTGAGCGCTCATCGTATTCCTCTCATTTACAGAGTCAGAGAGTGAACAGACTCACTCCACGTCAGCCTCTTCCAGCCTGGCCAGGGTCTACCACTGTGACATCTGCAACAAGGACCTGACCCTTACCTCCACTGAGATCTTGAAACATAAGAGGCAGCACCTCTGAAGACCAGTGCAGAAGAGGGTGCAGAAATGAGAGTAAAAGTGGGTTAAAATCAAGCGCTCGACTCTGAGAAAAGCACCTGGGTGCAGCAGTCTGCAGTGTTGTCAGTCATGGGTGGACTAGGAATGCCTTCTGTGCCTTCAAGATCATGggttgttttcttgtttttcttcagactgtttttcaataaataattgGAGGTGATTTCTATCACACTGCTTTAGAGCCATTATTAATACGGTAACCCTTTCAGTCCCTGTAAATTATtacattgaaaataataataaattagtaTTCTAAATATTATTTGTCCTCCATAAAACACTGcatattcaaaatgaaacaattCTGTTTTTGCTGGATTTAGACACCATGTATGGGTCATACGTACTTTGAATGTCGCACAGTCCGATTGTATCTCTGTTATAGAGTCAAATCTTTACTCCCATCATGTGGACATTGTAGATATTGTAGGTATATTTTAACAGAACTGGATACACATGTGTAGAGAACCTTGTAAGCGTCACTTCTTTTTTGAATATTGGTATTAAAGAACCACAGTGGAAGTATAACCTTCCACACCAAATGGAAACTGCCAGCAGAAAAATGCCACATACCATACAAAGGGCAtcgggtttgagtccctttTGAGGTAACATTTTACACTTACTCAATTACTTgtgcttaatttttttgaggagtgGTGCTTTTCATGGTAAATGTtgcaaatgtttacatatacagtaaagaaaaaagttttatttctatCATTGTTACTTCTGAACTCTTTGCGTTGAATGTTTTACCTTTTCACCTACCGAGTCGCCGTTACCACAGACCATGAGCAAGACCTCTTCGCTGTCAGTGGACTTCTGTCATTTCCATTGGCTGCCATTGCAGTCAGTTCCAATGTGCCCTACCCAGCCACATAAAAAGACTATTTAGTTACCTGTTCTTCATAACAGAATTGAGGTGAAGTTGGGTGACAGTGGCCTAAAACACAGGAGTAAACTACAGCATGattcaaaacagcagaaattccGTATTTTCAAGTTGCCAGGTCAGACTCATAATCTCAGTCCTATTGAAGTATCATAGTGTGATTTGAGGAAGGCCATTCGAGCAAGacattcaaaaaataaacatgaagtGAAACAGAGGTAGATAGAGAAGATTGATGGTGTTTgtagctcgggttgttgattcggatgttcaggtgttcgccgagcttggcatccAGACTGCagacgtttcatcaccagtcgaggtgacatcatcagtttAATGACGCAATGCATTAAGCAATGATGACGTCAACTTGGCTGGTGTTGAAATGTGTGCAGTCTGCATTCCAAGCTTGGCGAACAACTGAATGAAGTGAAACAGTTTTGTGTAGTCAAATGGGACGAAATACCTCCTCACCACTGTGCACATCTCATTAGCAGCTACAAAAAGTGCTTGGTTGACGTTATAGCCGATAAAGGAGGTTCCGCTAGTCATAAAGGTTCACACGCTGTTTCCATCAATGACTTTGATTGTGTAAacaatttgttcaataaaaatataacagtttATAATGTGTTTCttgttaaataaaacttttttattataataaaggGGGGTGACTTTTGGCatcgtggttggagcagctgcctttggctctgaaggttgctggttcgatccccgcctgtggctgtagtgcccttgagaaaggtgcttgccctgcaatcgCTCCAGCACCATCACCCAGGTGTGTGCCTGGGTAACTAGTTGcgtccctgtgatggactggcatcccatccagggtgtaacttcagccttgcgcccagtgtctctgggataggctctggctcactgcgaccctatttgggacaagcggttattgaaattggttggtatTACTATAACTTAGATGAGCATGGGGTCACATTTTAGGAACAATCATACAGAAATCTGGATACACTTTTACTTTGTGTTAAGAAAATCCCagttacaaattaaaaaaaatagttttcctagtttattatatttaattgcaCTTTCTCACTGTcacaaccaaccaatttcaataaccatttgtcccaagcagggtcacagtgagccagagcctatcccagagacccTGGGCAGAATGTTGAAAGGGAGGG of Scleropages formosus chromosome 10, fSclFor1.1, whole genome shotgun sequence contains these proteins:
- the dhx34 gene encoding putative ATP-dependent RNA helicase DHX34, translating into MWLLCTQVAGKRLFCADFLDCPPTQPVVKLLLFTEEHGPCGTPLHSAPGPRGALWDPARPTVVIVPGRRPPRARPGWVRRTALALLATTRSNVLAADWLLPKDLEMISGALEVGKRLANILRALVAEGSSPDKVHLVGFGVGAHIAGIAGASLNGTIGRITGLDPFAPNFTETGSSHTLDYADGQYVDVVHTNFNPNEPVAALGSSQPGGHVDFYVGNGYQLPGCPKGLIGREKYVLCSHQRAKQLFASSILSTCPMTAFPCRSFADFKKGLCTDCNSSGLHECPRLGYNISWLTRERPVPFRHLSVVLDVTPVAPFCVAPFLLELHVGGDTPLEAQLLVQLSGMSTRTPTMALTGQSMIQFNPTKVYRFLVSADHDDEYITLLMEFYTERFLYLNWRKRRVKIDHLLLARLPGDRGTEFSDEDLPPKRTIQPNKRATSETPPSKQRSMEPRSQAWDWDSSRCRAQLDEVFFRPHDYIQAGSSEHKDFWAFFERFQRFKQKKEMSGSKDGADADLKQRAGCKKNDVGGVDLGLPEEYDARYRINVSVCTQDVEERLGGKERRRSASKGPGSEEVAACRLALLHYLDFSQKQSFAKLAKLRREQRSLPIFQYKDRIVDLVRRHPVVVVAGDTGCGKSTQVPQYLLSAGFDHIACTQPRRIACISLAKRVSFESLNQYGSKVGYQIRFETSRTSATKLLFLTEGLLLRQIQRDGELGQYQVLIVDEVHERHLHCDFLLGVLRSLLAVRPDLRLVLMSATINIKLFSTYFHNAPVLQVPGRLFPIQVIYQPVPPEELSSRSEKLDPRPYLRVLQSIDHRYPADERGDLLLFLSGVAEIDSVLEACQTYAQHTRCWIVLPLHSTLSLAQQDKVFDVAPPGVRKCIISTNIAETSVTIDGVRFVVDSGKVKEMSFDPKAKMQRLQEFWISRASAEQRKGRAGRTGPGVCYRLYAESDYEAFAPYPVPEIHRVALDSLVLQMKSMGLGDPRSFAFIDPPPAASIQTAVTYLKEQGALDCHEELTSIGSLLAQLPVDVVIGKMLVLGSVFSLVEPVLTVAAALSVQSPFLRSAQHNPDCSTARQPLQSDQGDPLTLLNTFNAWVQVKGERGGGSRKWCRRRGLEEQRLYEMVNLRRQFKDLLSSHGLLTEEQSAPYSQDRQRRREMHSERRRLHQLKREHEQQEGRRRKVLRLEDGEEALGSSGSEGEDGRGGRKNKDAAGGAVDIQDVKFKLRHNVSKLQEAASASQDLSSRQQALLRLLLCRGLYPQLALPDEHNATRKDSEQVFHTRNKHGVVIHPTSVFASNPEVLHVPEQEPGAEKNASSKHQLLAFVTLLETNKPYVCNCIRVPALQALLLVGGSLDSNADCTRLVVDGWLELALSDGEAALRLLSTALRLRADWERLLQAQLGAGAEGVFVPHKEVERLSDGLVRFLLYTEVSYALRRLTALESQNLYVGPQAHVDSVGGLAVNALLPGIEAHPDPIKGGLRVTSFFTFNCLSDSKDLYSECLRAFWSCPHCDFYMPVTPLERMHHEATCRPPGESQSVEESESEQTHSTSASSSLARVYHCDICNKDLTLTSTEILKHKRQHL